A stretch of Brassica rapa cultivar Chiifu-401-42 chromosome A08, CAAS_Brap_v3.01, whole genome shotgun sequence DNA encodes these proteins:
- the LOC103835665 gene encoding homeobox protein knotted-1-like 6, which translates to MDGMYGFHPTCDYSDKPVMMMSQDNLMFPSDYQTLLCSSAGDNRVSDVFGSNELLSVAASAMSSEAASMGPEIRTNNGNVSLGVVKAKIACHPSYPRLLQAYMDCQKVGAPPEIAYLLEEIQRESHVYKQGVAPSSSCFGADPELDEFMETYCEILVKYKSDLARPFDEATTFLNKIEMQLRNLCTGVESARGLSEDGAVSSDEELSGGDEISQDGKQICEDRDLKDRLLRKFGSGISSLKLEFSKKKKKGKLPREARQALLDWWSVHYKWPYPTEGDKIALADATGLDQKQINNWFINQRKRHWNQSENMPFA; encoded by the exons ATGGATGGAATGTACGGCTTTCATCCAACATGTGACTACTCAGATAAGCCAGTGATGATGATGTCACAGGATAATCTGATGTTTCCTTCCGACTACCAAACCTTGCTTTGCTCCTCCGCCGGAGACAACCGCGTCTCCGATGTTTTCGGTTCGAACGAGCTACTCTCAGTTGCCGCCTCCGCTATGTCGTCCGAGGCTGCATCGATGGGTCCAGAGATCCGAACGAATAATGGTAACGTATCGCTCGGTGTCGTCAAGGCTAAAATAGCTTGTCATCCTTCGTATCCACGGTTACTCCAGGCGTACATGGACTGTCAGAAG GTTGGAGCGCCGCCGGAGATAGCGTATCTACTGGAGGAGATTCAACGGGAGAGCCATGTGTATAAGCAAGGCGTTGCTCCTTCATCATCTTGCTTCGGAGCTGATCCCGAGCTTGATGAATTCATG GAAACCTATTGCGAAATATTGGTGAAGTACAAATCGGATCTCGCGAGGCCTTTTGATGAGGCGACGACCTTTTTGAACAAAATTGAGATGCAGCTACGGAACCTATGCACTGGCGTGGAGTCTGCCAGGGGACTTTCGG AGGATGGTGCAGTTTCATCTGACGAGGAGCTAAGTGGAGGCGATGAGATATCACAGGATGGGAAACAAATATGTGAAGACCGTGATCTCAAGGACAGGTTGCTTAGAAAATTTGGAAGCGGTATAAGTTCTCTAAAGCTGGAGttttcaaagaagaagaagaaaggaaagcTACCAAGAGAAGCAAGACAAGCGCTACTCGATTGGTGGAGTGTTCACTATAAGTGGCCTTACCCTACT GAAGGTGATAAGATAGCTTTAGCTGATGCAACGGGGTTAGACCAAAAACAGATCAACAATTGGTTTATCAACCAAAGAAAACGTCATTGGAATCAGTCCGAGAATATGCCTTTTGCATGA
- the LOC103861094 gene encoding uncharacterized protein LOC103861094, protein METRESGSEEIEKPRDRDSFMDGSDEIEKPRDRDSFMDGSEELEPGVTLNGCNDRDEVIEDETAETQIEAVYESEFENENTKSGKGGKMDEVEDTLGRHLFEIEESVAEFEDEIPTERTAIPDSSDDDSEDEIDLRDKRMRNRKHDKLAVGSSYYTVYEFKEVVLEYALTKGKNIKQDRWDKTKVSFVCGIGGKCKWRLYCSYDKDSQKWLLKTKYKYHSCTPNGKCKLLKSPVIARLFLDKLRQNANLMPEEIQNIIKEKWKIVSTRNQCQRGRLLALRWLEKEYDEQFSHLRGYAEEILFTNNGSTAIVDTYKNKDGKDVFNRFYVCFANLRDTWRGYCRPVIGVDGTFLKVAVKGVLLTAVGHDANNQIYPIAWSVVQSETTENWLWFVQQIKRDLVLKDGSGFVILSDRSKGLKSAVATELPNAEHRKCVKHIVENLKKNHAKKDLLKPMVWDIARSYSTTEFDYNVKKLKAYDLSLYNDVMKEEPRAWSRPFYRLGSCCEDVDNNATESFNSTITKARAKAMVPMLEMIRRQAMKRIAKRNIASHKHDGMRTKYVAKMLTEEKKIADLCTTTPGTRGVFEVTYEENSYSVNTIRHTCSCGKWQISGVPCEHAYGAMIDAGLNADQYVSDFFSTLMWQYTYNLNLEPVRGPRVWMKSGLPLIIAPPEPDMPGRKKKKKQKKFPRIKGKHESPKKKKKKKKEVEKLGRGGRTIHCSKCGEAGHNANGCKIHPKKKKKMSGEEGTSHGQDEVRLTQPTQSQS, encoded by the exons ATGGAGACGAGAGAGTCTGGTTCGGAGGAGATAGAGAAACCACGAGACAGAGACAGCTTCATGGACGGTTCAGACGAGATAGAGAAACCACGAGACAGAGACAGCTTCATGGACGGTTCGGAGGAGCTTGAACCTGGAGTTACTTTGAACGGTTGTAATGACAGAGATGAGGTGATCGAGGATGAAACTGCTGAGACACAAATTGAAGCAGTTTATGAAAGTGAGTTTGAGAATGAGAACACCAAGTCTGGTAAAGGAGGTAAGATGGATGAAGTTGAAGATACTTTGGGCAGACACTTGTTTGAGATTGAAGAATCAGTAGCTGAATTTGAGGATGAAATACCGACTGAAAGGACTGCGATTCCAGATAGTTCAGATGATGATTCTGAGGATGAAATTGATTTGCGTGATAAGCGAATGagaaatagaaaacatgataaGTTAGCTGTGGGAAGTAGTTACTACACCGTATATGAGTTCAAAGAGGTTGTCTTAGAGTATGCTTTGACTAAGGGAAAGAACATAAAGCAAGATAGGTGGGATAAGACAAAAGTTTCATTTGTGTGTGGCATCGGTGGGAAGTGTAAGTGGAGGCTTTATTGCTCGTACGATAAGGATAGTCAGAAATGGTTACTGAAGACGAAGTACAAATACCATAGCTGCACACCAAATGGAAAATGCAAGCTTTTGAAGAGTCCAGTGATTGCAAGACTTTTTTTGGATAAGCTAAGGCAAAATGCAAACTTAATGCCTGAAGAAATCCAAAACATCATCAAAGAGAAGTGGAAAATAGTTAGCACAAGGAACCAGTGCCAAAGAGGGAGACTTCTAGCTTTAAGATGGCTTGAAAAGGAGTACGATGAGCAATTTTCTCACCTGCGAGGATATGCAGAAGAGATCCTCTTCACAAACAACGGATCCACAGCCATAGTAGACACCTACAAAAACAAGGACGGTAAAGATGTCTTCAATCGGTTTTATGTATGTTTTGCGAATCTTCGAGACACTTGGAGAGGATATTGTAGGCCAGTTATTGGAGTTGATGGTACATTTTTGAAGGTTGCTGTGAAAGGTGTGTTGCTCACTGCTGTGGGGCATGATGCAAACAATCAAATATATCCCATTGCTTGGTCTGTGGTCCAATCTGAAACAACAGAAAACTGGTTATGGTTTGTCCAACAAATCAAGAGAGACTTAGTTCTGAAAGATGGCAGTGGATTTGTAATACTTTCAGATCGATCTAAGGGGCTGAAGAGTGCTGTTGCGACAGAGTTACCAAATGCTGAGCATAGGAAATGTGTAAAACACATTGTTGAAAACTTGAAGAAAAATCATGCCAAGAAGGATTTGTTGAAACCAATGGTGTGGGACATTGCTCGGAGTTACTCTACAACAGAGTTTGACTACAATGTAAAGAAGTTAAAGGCATACGACTTAAGTTTATACAATGATGTGATGAAGGAGGAACCAAGAGCTTGGTCTAGACCTTTTTATAGACTTGGGAGCTGCTGTGAAGATGTGGATAACAATGCTACCGAGTCTTTCAACTCAACTATCACGAAAGCAAGAGCAAAGGCAATGGTACCGATGCTTGAGATGATAAGAAGACAAGCCATGAAGCGCATCGCCAAACGAAACATAGCCTCACATAAACATGACGGAATGCGTACAAAATATGTAGCTAAGATGCTTacagaagagaagaagattgcGGATTTATGTACAACTACACCTGGTACCCGTGGAGTTTTTGAGGTAACCTATGAGGAAAATTCTTATAGTGTTAACACTATTAGACATACATGTTCTTGTGGTAAGTGGCAAATCAGTGGGGTTCCTTGTGAACATGCTTATGGAGCAATGATTGATGCTGGTTTGAATGCTGATCAGTATGTGTCAGATTTCTTTTCTACACTGATGTGGCAGTACACTTACAACCTCAACCTTGAGCCAGTTAGAGGACCAAGAGTGTGGATGAAATCAGGTTTGCCACTAATAATTGCTCCTCCAGAGCCTGATATGCctggaagaaagaagaagaagaaacaaaagaagtttCCTAGAATAAAAGGCAAACATGAATCacctaagaagaagaagaaaaagaaaaaggaggTTGAAAAGCTTGGTAGAGGTGGTCGCACAATCCATTGTTCGAAGTGTGGTGAGGCTGGTCATAATGCAAACGGTTGTAAGATTCatccaaagaaaaagaaaaagatgagCGGTGAAGAG GGAACTTCTCATGGGCAAGATGAAGTAAGACTTACACAGCCTACGCAGAGTCAGAGCTAG